From Acidimicrobiia bacterium:
ACCTCGTCGAGATGAACGCGAAGGTCTGGCCGATCGAGGACGACTCCGAGGGTGCGAAGTTCGACGTCGTCGACATCCCCGCGGAGTTCGCCGCCGATGCCGACCACTGGCGGCACGAGCTGCTCGAGACCGTCGTGCACGTCGACGACGAGGTGTTGGAGAAGTACCTCTCCGACGAACCGCTCACCGGCGACGAGATCCGCCGCGCGCTGCGGAAGGGGACGGTGTCGGGCGAGTTCGTGCCCGTTCTGTGTGGCTCCGCGTTCAAGAACAAGGGCGTCCAGCCCATGCTCGACGGGGTCGTCGACTACCTCCCCTCGCCGATCGAGCTCCCGCCGACCGTCGGCACCGACCCGAAGTCGAACGAGGAGATCGCGTTCGACGCCGACGAGAAGGCGCCGTTCTCCGCGCTCGCGTTCAAGATCGTCGCGGACCAGTACGGGAAGCTCACGTACTTCCGCGTCTACTCGGGGCGGCTCGAGAAGGGCGCCGAGATCTACAACTCGACGAAGGACCGCAAGGAGCGCATCGGCCGCATCCTGCGCATGCACGCGAACAACCGCGAGGACGTCGACGTCGCGTACGCGGGCGACATCGTCGCGGGGCTCGGTTTCAAGCAGACCACGACCGGCGACACGCTCTGCGAGCGCTCGCACGTGATCGTGCTCGAGCAGATGGTGTTCCCCGAGCCGGTCATCTCGGTGGCGATCGAGCCCAAGACGAAGAACGACCAGGACAAGCTGGGCAAGGCCCTGGGCTCGCTCTCCGACGAGGACCCGACGTTCCAGGTCCACACCGACGACGAGACCGGCCAGACGATCATCGGCGGCATGGGCGAGCTGCACCTCGAGGTGCTCGTCGACCGCATGATGCGCGAGTTCAACGTCGAGGCCCACGTCGGCAAGCCGCAGGTCGCCTACCGCGAGACGATCACGCAGCCGGTCGAGAAGGTCGAGGTGCGCTACGTGCGCCAGACCGGTGGTCGCGGTCAGTACGCGCATGTCGTCATCGGCCTCGAGCCGACCGGTCCCGGCGGTGGTTACGAGTTCGTCGACGCGATCAAGGGCGGCGTCATCCCGCGCGAGTACATCCCCGCGGTCGACGCGGGCATGCAGGAGGCCATGGAAGGCGGGGTGCTCGCGGGCTAC
This genomic window contains:
- the fusA gene encoding elongation factor G; the protein is MPREFPLEKTRNIGIMAHIDAGKTTTTERILFYTGRSYKIGEVHEGAAIMDHMVQEQERGITITSAATTCQWRDCQINIIDTPGHVDFTVEVERSLRVLDGAVAVFDAVAGVEPQTETVWRQADKYSVPRICFVNKMDRVGADFFRCVDMMKDRLAATTAVTQLPIGAESEFRGVIDLVEMNAKVWPIEDDSEGAKFDVVDIPAEFAADADHWRHELLETVVHVDDEVLEKYLSDEPLTGDEIRRALRKGTVSGEFVPVLCGSAFKNKGVQPMLDGVVDYLPSPIELPPTVGTDPKSNEEIAFDADEKAPFSALAFKIVADQYGKLTYFRVYSGRLEKGAEIYNSTKDRKERIGRILRMHANNREDVDVAYAGDIVAGLGFKQTTTGDTLCERSHVIVLEQMVFPEPVISVAIEPKTKNDQDKLGKALGSLSDEDPTFQVHTDDETGQTIIGGMGELHLEVLVDRMMREFNVEAHVGKPQVAYRETITQPVEKVEVRYVRQTGGRGQYAHVVIGLEPTGPGGGYEFVDAIKGGVIPREYIPAVDAGMQEAMEGGVLAGYPLVDVRANLTYGSYHEVDSSEMAFKIAGSMALKEAAKRAKPALLEPVMQVEVVTPEEYMGDVIGDLNSRRGQVEGMVQRGNAQVVTAKVPLAHMFGYVGDLRSRTQGRATYTMQFDSYQQVPETIAQEIVARVRGE